One segment of Osmerus mordax isolate fOsmMor3 chromosome 28, fOsmMor3.pri, whole genome shotgun sequence DNA contains the following:
- the LOC136938263 gene encoding ral guanine nucleotide dissociation stimulator-like isoform X1 → MVYVMRMQSEAQNVKSGYLEEMFDAGTWRVRNIWDGVKLEVTVDESPVVLHSFTHLDPDLPLFESSTQEIGEEAEEGAVFTITLRKVQLHQSASKGQRWLGVDTDSALSLYETCKVRTIKAGTLERLVEYMVSAFRGKDSTYVTIFLCTYRSFASTKQVLDLLLNRYAKLQNKSTADGSRLSQEDCTERRNTVSSILGAWLDQYSEDFWTPPEYGCLHQLLSYLRLHFPGSDLERRARNLLAHFHHRQQCEPDLDVEHIGCPFATQEESGFEDELPGLNFLSFDPIMVAEQFTLMDADLFKKVVPYHCLGGIWSQRDKKGKEHLAPTIRATVAQFNFVTNCVISTCLSNPTLKPTQRARLVERWIEVARECRILKNFSSLRAILSALQCNSLHRLKRTWDEVSRENFRTFRELSEIFSDDNNYSLSRELLVKEGTSKFATLEINPKRAQRRHQQQRDLGVMQGTIPYLGTFLTDLVMMDTAMKDYTEGGLINFEKRRKEFEVIAQIKLLQLASNNYSFTQDSHFREWFSGVERLSEAESYTLSCEIEPLSEYASNTLRAKKNGGIMKRWSDRQLTEASSSSAGSSHSKSFDQTHFRLYQGGGGDSGDALSIGSSGSDLEDVNPGFLSDSPEGHERKTSTPSVKHSVSALGKEGQTPDPNATFWESTSLSSLDTSGMGSGSSSASSTSVSSSTPVPSSRSHKRSVSAVSNYSNLSLPLYNQQVDDCCIIRVSLDVENGNMYKSILVTSQDKTPAVIRKAMVKHNVEREKTEDYELMQKISDDKELRIPDNANVFYAMNSTANYDFVLKKRGSSKTGRAKSVASSTLPRMKQKGLKIAKGIF, encoded by the exons AGCTCGACGCAGGAGATCGGCGAAGAGGCCGAGGAGGGAGCCGTCTTCACCATCACCCTGAGGAAAGTGCAGCTGCACCAGTCGGCCAGTAAGGGGCAGCGGTGGCTGGGCGTGGATACGGACTCCGCCCTCAGCCTGTACGAGACCTGCAAGGTGCGCACCATCAAGGCGGGCACCCTGGAGCGGCTGGTGGAGTACATGGTGTCTGCGTTCCGCGGCAAGGACTCCACCTACGTCACCATCTTCCTCTGCACTTACCGCTCCTTCGCCTCCACCAAGCAGGTGCTGGACCTCCTGCTCAACAG GTATGCCAAGCTGCAGAACAAGTCCACAGCAGATGGAAGCAGACTCTCGCAGGAGGACTGCACAGAGCGGAGGAA caCCGTCTCCTCCATCCTGGGGGCGTGGCTGGACCAGTACTCTGAGGACTTCTGGACCCCTCCGGAGTACGGATGTTTACACCAGCTGCTCTCCTACCTTCGCCTGCACTTCCCCGGTTCAGACCTGGAGCGGCGAGCTCGCAACCTGCTGGCCCACTTCCACCACCGGCAGCAGTGTGAGCCGGACCTTGACG TGGAGCATATCGGCTGCCCCTTCGCCACACAGGAAGAGAGCGGCTTCGAGGACGAGCTTCCTGGCCTGAACTTCCTGTCGTTCGACCCCATCATGGTCGCGGAGCAGTTTACACTCATGGACGCG GACCTGTTCAAGAAGGTGGTCCCCTACCACTGCCTAGGAGGGATCTGGTCCCAAAGGGACAAGAAGGGGAAGGAGCACCTGGCCCCCACCATCAGAGCTACTGTGGCCCAGTTCAACTTTGTCACCAACTGTGTCATCAGCACCTGCCTGAGCAACCCTACCTTGAAGCCCACCCAGAGAGCCAGGCTGGTGGAGCGCTGGATCGAGGTGGCCCGG GAATGTCGGATCCTGAAGAACTTCTCGTCCCTGCGAGCCATTCTCTCTGCCCTGCAGTGTAACTCCCTCCACCGCCTCAAGAGGACCTGGGACGAGGTGTCCAG GGAGAATTTCCGCACCTTCAGAGAGTTGTCGGAGATCTTCTCGGACGACAACAACTACTCTCTGAGCAGAGAGCTCTTAGTCAAG GAGGGGACTTCCAAATTTGCCACTCTGGAAATCAACCCCAAACGAGCTCAGAGGAGACACCAACAGCAGAGAGATCTG GGGGTGATGCAGGGGACCATTCCTTACCTGGGCACCTTTTTGACCGACTTAGTTATGATGGACACAGCCATGAAGGACTATACAGAG GGTGGACTCATCAACTTTGAGAAGCGGAGAAAG GAGTTTGAGGTGATCGCCCAGATCAAGCTGCTGCAGCTGGCCTCCAACAACTACAGCTTCACCCAGGACAGCCACTTCAGAGAGTGGTTCTCAGGGGTGGAGAGACTCAGTGAagcggagag CTACACACTGTCTTGTGAGATCGAGCCGCTGTCAGAGTATGCCAGCAACACTCTCAGAGCCAAGAAAAACGGGGGGATAATGAAACGCTGGAGCGA tcgCCAGCTGACCGAGGCAAGCTCCAGCAGTGCAGGAAGCTCCCATTCCAAGTCCTTCGACCAGACCCACTTCAGGCTGtaccagggagggggaggggacagcGGAGACGCACTTAGCATTGGCTCCAGTGGCTCCGATCTGGAGGACGTTAACCCCGGTTTCCTGTCCGACTCACCAGAGGGCCACGAGAGGAAG ACATCTACACCCTCAGTAAAACATTCGGTCTCCGCTTTGGGGAAAGAGGGCCAGACTCCTGATCCAAACGCTACG ttCTGGGAGTCCACTTCTCTGTCGTCCCTGGACACCTCGGGGATGGGCTCGGGCTCCAGCAGTGCCTCGTccacctccgtctcctcctccacccccgtcccctcctcccgctcccACAAGCGCTCCGTGTCGGCCGTGTCCAACTACTCcaacctctccctgcccctctacaACCAGCAGGTGGACGACTGCTGCATCATCCGCGTCAGCCTGGACGTGGAGAACGGGAACATGTACAAGAGCATACTG GTGACCAGTCAAGACAAGACCCCAGCCGTCATCAGGAAAGCCATGGTCAAACACAACGTGGAGCGAGAGAAAACGGAAGACTATGAGCTGATGCAGAAAATTTCAGACGATAAAG AGCTGCGGATACCAGACAATGCCAATGTCTTCTATGCCATGAACTCAACTGCCAACTATGACTTTGTTTTAAAAAAGCGAGGCTCATCAAAGACAGGCAGGGCCAAAAGTGTTGCTAGCTCCACGCTGCCCCGCATGAAACAGAAGGGTCTGAAAATCGCCAAAGGGATCTTCTGA
- the LOC136938263 gene encoding ral guanine nucleotide dissociation stimulator-like isoform X2, which translates to MVYVMRMQSEAQNVKSGYLEEMFDAGTWRVRNIWDGVKLEVTVDESPVVLHSFTHLDPDLPLFESSTQEIGEEAEEGAVFTITLRKVQLHQSASKGQRWLGVDTDSALSLYETCKVRTIKAGTLERLVEYMVSAFRGKDSTYVTIFLCTYRSFASTKQVLDLLLNRYAKLQNKSTADGSRLSQEDCTERRNTVSSILGAWLDQYSEDFWTPPEYGCLHQLLSYLRLHFPGSDLERRARNLLAHFHHRQQCEPDLDVEHIGCPFATQEESGFEDELPGLNFLSFDPIMVAEQFTLMDADLFKKVVPYHCLGGIWSQRDKKGKEHLAPTIRATVAQFNFVTNCVISTCLSNPTLKPTQRARLVERWIEVARECRILKNFSSLRAILSALQCNSLHRLKRTWDEVSRENFRTFRELSEIFSDDNNYSLSRELLVKEGTSKFATLEINPKRAQRRHQQQRDLGVMQGTIPYLGTFLTDLVMMDTAMKDYTEGGLINFEKRRKEFEVIAQIKLLQLASNNYSFTQDSHFREWFSGVERLSEAESYTLSCEIEPLSEYASNTLRAKKNGGIMKRWSDRQLTEASSSSAGSSHSKSFDQTHFRLYQGGGGDSGDALSIGSSGSDLEDVNPGFLSDSPEGHERKFWESTSLSSLDTSGMGSGSSSASSTSVSSSTPVPSSRSHKRSVSAVSNYSNLSLPLYNQQVDDCCIIRVSLDVENGNMYKSILVTSQDKTPAVIRKAMVKHNVEREKTEDYELMQKISDDKELRIPDNANVFYAMNSTANYDFVLKKRGSSKTGRAKSVASSTLPRMKQKGLKIAKGIF; encoded by the exons AGCTCGACGCAGGAGATCGGCGAAGAGGCCGAGGAGGGAGCCGTCTTCACCATCACCCTGAGGAAAGTGCAGCTGCACCAGTCGGCCAGTAAGGGGCAGCGGTGGCTGGGCGTGGATACGGACTCCGCCCTCAGCCTGTACGAGACCTGCAAGGTGCGCACCATCAAGGCGGGCACCCTGGAGCGGCTGGTGGAGTACATGGTGTCTGCGTTCCGCGGCAAGGACTCCACCTACGTCACCATCTTCCTCTGCACTTACCGCTCCTTCGCCTCCACCAAGCAGGTGCTGGACCTCCTGCTCAACAG GTATGCCAAGCTGCAGAACAAGTCCACAGCAGATGGAAGCAGACTCTCGCAGGAGGACTGCACAGAGCGGAGGAA caCCGTCTCCTCCATCCTGGGGGCGTGGCTGGACCAGTACTCTGAGGACTTCTGGACCCCTCCGGAGTACGGATGTTTACACCAGCTGCTCTCCTACCTTCGCCTGCACTTCCCCGGTTCAGACCTGGAGCGGCGAGCTCGCAACCTGCTGGCCCACTTCCACCACCGGCAGCAGTGTGAGCCGGACCTTGACG TGGAGCATATCGGCTGCCCCTTCGCCACACAGGAAGAGAGCGGCTTCGAGGACGAGCTTCCTGGCCTGAACTTCCTGTCGTTCGACCCCATCATGGTCGCGGAGCAGTTTACACTCATGGACGCG GACCTGTTCAAGAAGGTGGTCCCCTACCACTGCCTAGGAGGGATCTGGTCCCAAAGGGACAAGAAGGGGAAGGAGCACCTGGCCCCCACCATCAGAGCTACTGTGGCCCAGTTCAACTTTGTCACCAACTGTGTCATCAGCACCTGCCTGAGCAACCCTACCTTGAAGCCCACCCAGAGAGCCAGGCTGGTGGAGCGCTGGATCGAGGTGGCCCGG GAATGTCGGATCCTGAAGAACTTCTCGTCCCTGCGAGCCATTCTCTCTGCCCTGCAGTGTAACTCCCTCCACCGCCTCAAGAGGACCTGGGACGAGGTGTCCAG GGAGAATTTCCGCACCTTCAGAGAGTTGTCGGAGATCTTCTCGGACGACAACAACTACTCTCTGAGCAGAGAGCTCTTAGTCAAG GAGGGGACTTCCAAATTTGCCACTCTGGAAATCAACCCCAAACGAGCTCAGAGGAGACACCAACAGCAGAGAGATCTG GGGGTGATGCAGGGGACCATTCCTTACCTGGGCACCTTTTTGACCGACTTAGTTATGATGGACACAGCCATGAAGGACTATACAGAG GGTGGACTCATCAACTTTGAGAAGCGGAGAAAG GAGTTTGAGGTGATCGCCCAGATCAAGCTGCTGCAGCTGGCCTCCAACAACTACAGCTTCACCCAGGACAGCCACTTCAGAGAGTGGTTCTCAGGGGTGGAGAGACTCAGTGAagcggagag CTACACACTGTCTTGTGAGATCGAGCCGCTGTCAGAGTATGCCAGCAACACTCTCAGAGCCAAGAAAAACGGGGGGATAATGAAACGCTGGAGCGA tcgCCAGCTGACCGAGGCAAGCTCCAGCAGTGCAGGAAGCTCCCATTCCAAGTCCTTCGACCAGACCCACTTCAGGCTGtaccagggagggggaggggacagcGGAGACGCACTTAGCATTGGCTCCAGTGGCTCCGATCTGGAGGACGTTAACCCCGGTTTCCTGTCCGACTCACCAGAGGGCCACGAGAGGAAG ttCTGGGAGTCCACTTCTCTGTCGTCCCTGGACACCTCGGGGATGGGCTCGGGCTCCAGCAGTGCCTCGTccacctccgtctcctcctccacccccgtcccctcctcccgctcccACAAGCGCTCCGTGTCGGCCGTGTCCAACTACTCcaacctctccctgcccctctacaACCAGCAGGTGGACGACTGCTGCATCATCCGCGTCAGCCTGGACGTGGAGAACGGGAACATGTACAAGAGCATACTG GTGACCAGTCAAGACAAGACCCCAGCCGTCATCAGGAAAGCCATGGTCAAACACAACGTGGAGCGAGAGAAAACGGAAGACTATGAGCTGATGCAGAAAATTTCAGACGATAAAG AGCTGCGGATACCAGACAATGCCAATGTCTTCTATGCCATGAACTCAACTGCCAACTATGACTTTGTTTTAAAAAAGCGAGGCTCATCAAAGACAGGCAGGGCCAAAAGTGTTGCTAGCTCCACGCTGCCCCGCATGAAACAGAAGGGTCTGAAAATCGCCAAAGGGATCTTCTGA
- the LOC136938263 gene encoding ral guanine nucleotide dissociation stimulator-like isoform X3, with protein sequence MIMLEKQSSTQEIGEEAEEGAVFTITLRKVQLHQSASKGQRWLGVDTDSALSLYETCKVRTIKAGTLERLVEYMVSAFRGKDSTYVTIFLCTYRSFASTKQVLDLLLNRYAKLQNKSTADGSRLSQEDCTERRNTVSSILGAWLDQYSEDFWTPPEYGCLHQLLSYLRLHFPGSDLERRARNLLAHFHHRQQCEPDLDVEHIGCPFATQEESGFEDELPGLNFLSFDPIMVAEQFTLMDADLFKKVVPYHCLGGIWSQRDKKGKEHLAPTIRATVAQFNFVTNCVISTCLSNPTLKPTQRARLVERWIEVARECRILKNFSSLRAILSALQCNSLHRLKRTWDEVSRENFRTFRELSEIFSDDNNYSLSRELLVKEGTSKFATLEINPKRAQRRHQQQRDLGVMQGTIPYLGTFLTDLVMMDTAMKDYTEGGLINFEKRRKEFEVIAQIKLLQLASNNYSFTQDSHFREWFSGVERLSEAESYTLSCEIEPLSEYASNTLRAKKNGGIMKRWSDRQLTEASSSSAGSSHSKSFDQTHFRLYQGGGGDSGDALSIGSSGSDLEDVNPGFLSDSPEGHERKTSTPSVKHSVSALGKEGQTPDPNATFWESTSLSSLDTSGMGSGSSSASSTSVSSSTPVPSSRSHKRSVSAVSNYSNLSLPLYNQQVDDCCIIRVSLDVENGNMYKSILVTSQDKTPAVIRKAMVKHNVEREKTEDYELMQKISDDKELRIPDNANVFYAMNSTANYDFVLKKRGSSKTGRAKSVASSTLPRMKQKGLKIAKGIF encoded by the exons AGCTCGACGCAGGAGATCGGCGAAGAGGCCGAGGAGGGAGCCGTCTTCACCATCACCCTGAGGAAAGTGCAGCTGCACCAGTCGGCCAGTAAGGGGCAGCGGTGGCTGGGCGTGGATACGGACTCCGCCCTCAGCCTGTACGAGACCTGCAAGGTGCGCACCATCAAGGCGGGCACCCTGGAGCGGCTGGTGGAGTACATGGTGTCTGCGTTCCGCGGCAAGGACTCCACCTACGTCACCATCTTCCTCTGCACTTACCGCTCCTTCGCCTCCACCAAGCAGGTGCTGGACCTCCTGCTCAACAG GTATGCCAAGCTGCAGAACAAGTCCACAGCAGATGGAAGCAGACTCTCGCAGGAGGACTGCACAGAGCGGAGGAA caCCGTCTCCTCCATCCTGGGGGCGTGGCTGGACCAGTACTCTGAGGACTTCTGGACCCCTCCGGAGTACGGATGTTTACACCAGCTGCTCTCCTACCTTCGCCTGCACTTCCCCGGTTCAGACCTGGAGCGGCGAGCTCGCAACCTGCTGGCCCACTTCCACCACCGGCAGCAGTGTGAGCCGGACCTTGACG TGGAGCATATCGGCTGCCCCTTCGCCACACAGGAAGAGAGCGGCTTCGAGGACGAGCTTCCTGGCCTGAACTTCCTGTCGTTCGACCCCATCATGGTCGCGGAGCAGTTTACACTCATGGACGCG GACCTGTTCAAGAAGGTGGTCCCCTACCACTGCCTAGGAGGGATCTGGTCCCAAAGGGACAAGAAGGGGAAGGAGCACCTGGCCCCCACCATCAGAGCTACTGTGGCCCAGTTCAACTTTGTCACCAACTGTGTCATCAGCACCTGCCTGAGCAACCCTACCTTGAAGCCCACCCAGAGAGCCAGGCTGGTGGAGCGCTGGATCGAGGTGGCCCGG GAATGTCGGATCCTGAAGAACTTCTCGTCCCTGCGAGCCATTCTCTCTGCCCTGCAGTGTAACTCCCTCCACCGCCTCAAGAGGACCTGGGACGAGGTGTCCAG GGAGAATTTCCGCACCTTCAGAGAGTTGTCGGAGATCTTCTCGGACGACAACAACTACTCTCTGAGCAGAGAGCTCTTAGTCAAG GAGGGGACTTCCAAATTTGCCACTCTGGAAATCAACCCCAAACGAGCTCAGAGGAGACACCAACAGCAGAGAGATCTG GGGGTGATGCAGGGGACCATTCCTTACCTGGGCACCTTTTTGACCGACTTAGTTATGATGGACACAGCCATGAAGGACTATACAGAG GGTGGACTCATCAACTTTGAGAAGCGGAGAAAG GAGTTTGAGGTGATCGCCCAGATCAAGCTGCTGCAGCTGGCCTCCAACAACTACAGCTTCACCCAGGACAGCCACTTCAGAGAGTGGTTCTCAGGGGTGGAGAGACTCAGTGAagcggagag CTACACACTGTCTTGTGAGATCGAGCCGCTGTCAGAGTATGCCAGCAACACTCTCAGAGCCAAGAAAAACGGGGGGATAATGAAACGCTGGAGCGA tcgCCAGCTGACCGAGGCAAGCTCCAGCAGTGCAGGAAGCTCCCATTCCAAGTCCTTCGACCAGACCCACTTCAGGCTGtaccagggagggggaggggacagcGGAGACGCACTTAGCATTGGCTCCAGTGGCTCCGATCTGGAGGACGTTAACCCCGGTTTCCTGTCCGACTCACCAGAGGGCCACGAGAGGAAG ACATCTACACCCTCAGTAAAACATTCGGTCTCCGCTTTGGGGAAAGAGGGCCAGACTCCTGATCCAAACGCTACG ttCTGGGAGTCCACTTCTCTGTCGTCCCTGGACACCTCGGGGATGGGCTCGGGCTCCAGCAGTGCCTCGTccacctccgtctcctcctccacccccgtcccctcctcccgctcccACAAGCGCTCCGTGTCGGCCGTGTCCAACTACTCcaacctctccctgcccctctacaACCAGCAGGTGGACGACTGCTGCATCATCCGCGTCAGCCTGGACGTGGAGAACGGGAACATGTACAAGAGCATACTG GTGACCAGTCAAGACAAGACCCCAGCCGTCATCAGGAAAGCCATGGTCAAACACAACGTGGAGCGAGAGAAAACGGAAGACTATGAGCTGATGCAGAAAATTTCAGACGATAAAG AGCTGCGGATACCAGACAATGCCAATGTCTTCTATGCCATGAACTCAACTGCCAACTATGACTTTGTTTTAAAAAAGCGAGGCTCATCAAAGACAGGCAGGGCCAAAAGTGTTGCTAGCTCCACGCTGCCCCGCATGAAACAGAAGGGTCTGAAAATCGCCAAAGGGATCTTCTGA